In the genome of Impatiens glandulifera chromosome 6, dImpGla2.1, whole genome shotgun sequence, the window CAGCTCGCATTCATCACAAATAAAATACAAGGAAGGCGACTCTCAAGAAAAGGAAGAAGGGATCAATGAAGAAGATGGGTGAACTCAACACCCTTGGCGTTGAAGGATGCGCGATTGTGGAGGAGGAAAATCAAGAGGTTTGTCCCAATGAGGCAAAGGCTGAGAGTGTGGTGGCCCGATTTAACATGATGTCAGATGTGAATCCGTCCAAAAGGATGGAAAATCAGGaggtaatttttaataaaataatttctgaTTTAGAGGAAAAACTGAATAAACAAATCAAAGctaataaagaaaaagagagtACTTTATTGATGTATGGTTACCTTAATGGAGAAGTGAGTCCTGAAAGAAAATTGGGAGTGGATGAGTACAATGATCTTAATAGGGTGATTGATCAaaagttggaagaaattggTGAGAGGATGCGAGCGCTTTCGGCAGTTCAAGATTCAGTTAATCCTTCAAGGGTTAAGGGAGATGTAGCTGAATGATCGACGAGTCGTATGGGATTGAAGGATGGTGAGCTTGTGATTCCGATCGAAGAGAATGATGATTAATCCAACAATGATTCAAAATAAGTTTGTTTACCTTTTTGTTTGCCAAATTTTGCCATGTTTGGCGTAATTTTAGTTTGaaccattttatttataactttctTGGGTGGTTTTTTGGTTGTTTAACTTGTGTTacagatattttaaattgtttttttctttttaataagtTTGCTTAATAATTGTTTGTTGGTTGACTATCTTGTATTCAAGATCTTTTAAATTGCTAATGTTATAATCACCTTATATGATTTGCAGGTACAaaggtaaaattttaattccttTAGTTTGTTATtggtttattattt includes:
- the LOC124941559 gene encoding uncharacterized protein LOC124941559, which encodes MKKMGELNTLGVEGCAIVEEENQEVCPNEAKAESVVARFNMMSDVNPSKRMENQEVIFNKIISDLEEKLNKQIKANKEKESTLLMYGYLNGEVSPERKLGVDEYNDLNRVIDQKLEEIGERMRALSAVQDSVNPSRVKGDVAE